From Vitis vinifera cultivar Pinot Noir 40024 chromosome 14, ASM3070453v1, a single genomic window includes:
- the LOC104881512 gene encoding uncharacterized protein LOC104881512 codes for MGRRHRHVTDEDDEEKLGGDDDDGDDDVYMYPADMHPDERHAYREAVRASKAAKWNRQQEKHFVKGDAIKETMGRLISKFFIYESVSPNKADPHHFKNMIVGAQQAGMGIEPSSPYEIKHKYLDMEYKDMEVYVNIQREKWKTYGCTIMCNRWIGPTKLSIINFMVYSKGSTIFLKSIDASNNIKDNKYIYGLLKDVIKEVGKQNVVQIVTDNGSTFVKVGKLLMKKYNLYWTLCAAHCIDLMFEDIGKRKSIADVITKARKITNFIYNHSWLVAQMRKVCGGDIVHPRVTRFATNYMALGSLLKKKANLKKVFISDELARHNLSRTLIGKKVESLMFDHVYWERVGKLVSIYEALYMVLRIVDSKVIPTMPFVYELIRVMKENLIRLNAKEWVLEIIAERWDRTLKHHLHTADPTSESLSQFGNEIILFRYAKRGFGDQEAIASRSEMVPDEYYL; via the exons ATGGGAAGAAGACATAGGCATGTAACTGATGAGGACGATGAGGAGAAACTTGGTGGTGATGATGACGATGGAGATGatgatgtgtatatgtatccggCTGACATGCACCCCGATGAGCGGCATGCTTATAGAGAGGCGGTTCGAGCATCAAAAGCTGCTAAATGGAATCGACAACAAGAAAAACATTTTGtaaaag gtGATGCCATCAAGGAAACCATGGGACGTTTGATCAGTAAGTTCTTCATATATGAGAGTGTTTCGCCCAATAAAGCAGACCCTCACCACTTCAAGAACATGATTgttggtgcacaacaagcag GTATGGGTATAGAACCATCGTCTCCTTATGAAATCAAACACAAGTATTTGGATATGGAGTACAAAGACATGGAAGTTTATGTCAATATTCAAAGAGAAAAGTGGAAGACTTATGGATGCACGATTATGTGTAACAGATGGATTGGGCCCACGAAATTaagcataattaatttcatggtataTTCAAAAGGTAGCACAATCTTCCTCAAATCTATTGATGCATCAAATAatataaaggacaacaaataCATATATGGTTTGTTgaaggatgtgatcaaggaagtTGGGAAACAAAATGTGGTACAAATAGTTACAGATAATGGGTCGACATTCGTGAAGGTGGGGAAGTTGTTAATGAAGAAATACAATCTTTATTGGACTCTGTGTGCAGCACATTGCATCGACTTAATGTTTGAAGACATTGGTAAAAGGAAGAGTATTGCAGATGTGATTACAAAGGCTCGAAAGATAACCAACTTCATTTATAACCATAGTTGGTTGGTTGCGCAGATGCGGAAGGTGTGTGGTGGAGACATAGTTCATCCTAGAGTAACAAGATTTGCAACCAATTATATGGCCCTCGGTAgtcttttgaaaaagaaagcaaacttGAAGAAAGTGTTTATCAGTGATGAATTGGCACGACACAACTTAAGTCGCACATTAATCGGCAAAAAAGTTGAATCACTTATGTTTGACCATGTGTACTGGGAGAGAGTGGGAAAGCTAGTGTCAATATATGAGGCGCTATACATGGTTCTTCGCATTGTCGATTCAAAAGTTATTCCtacaatgccatttgtgtaTGAATTGATTCGAGTTATGAAAGAGAACCTCATTCGACTTAATGCTAAAGAATGGGTGTTAGAAATAATTGCAGAACGTTGGGATAGAACTCTTAAACATCATCTTCATACAGCAG ATCCTACATCAGAAAgtcttagtcaatttggaaatgag aTTATACTATTCAGAtatgcaaaaagaggatttgGTGATCAAGAAGCGATTGCTTCGAGGTCAGAAATGGTTCCCGATGAgtattatttgtga